The Enterococcus rotai genome includes a window with the following:
- the argF gene encoding ornithine carbamoyltransferase: MINSLYGKSILNLTELTKEEFLSIIELAVAIKAKPEAYRGVLAGKILAMIFEKNSTRTRVSFEAGIIQLGGQAIILDSKSTQMGRGEPIKDTANVMSSYVDAIMIRTFSDKMVAELAAEATIPVINGLTDDHHPCQILADFQTIYEQKGKLAGIKLTYIGDGNNMAHSFLIGGSLVGMDVTIATPKGYEPKAEYVALAKKNAQLSGSNIEILTDPEQAAKNADVLVTDVWASMGDESEQKEREAIFKSFQVNNRLAVQAKKDYLFLHCLPAHRGEEVAADIIDGTHSAIYQEAANRLHAQKALLVKVMTNL, translated from the coding sequence ATGATAAATTCATTGTACGGTAAAAGTATTTTAAATTTAACTGAGTTGACCAAAGAAGAATTTTTGTCAATCATCGAACTAGCTGTGGCAATAAAAGCGAAGCCAGAAGCTTACCGAGGTGTGTTAGCTGGGAAGATTTTAGCGATGATCTTTGAAAAAAATAGTACTCGAACGCGGGTTTCCTTTGAAGCAGGAATCATTCAACTTGGCGGACAAGCGATTATTTTAGATTCAAAAAGCACGCAAATGGGTCGAGGAGAACCTATCAAAGATACGGCAAATGTTATGTCTAGTTATGTGGATGCGATCATGATTCGCACTTTTTCAGATAAAATGGTTGCCGAACTTGCTGCAGAAGCCACGATTCCAGTAATCAATGGCTTGACTGACGATCATCATCCGTGTCAGATCTTAGCAGACTTTCAAACCATTTATGAACAAAAAGGCAAGTTGGCAGGGATTAAATTAACTTATATAGGGGATGGGAATAATATGGCCCATTCATTTTTAATTGGTGGTAGCTTAGTTGGGATGGATGTGACGATTGCAACACCTAAGGGCTATGAACCCAAGGCAGAATATGTGGCGTTAGCTAAAAAGAATGCCCAGCTAAGCGGTAGTAACATAGAGATTTTAACAGACCCAGAGCAAGCAGCCAAAAATGCTGATGTTTTAGTAACAGATGTTTGGGCAAGCATGGGAGATGAGTCGGAACAAAAAGAACGTGAAGCGATCTTTAAGTCATTCCAAGTGAATAATCGATTAGCTGTTCAAGCGAAAAAAGATTACTTATTTCTCCATTGTTTACCTGCTCATAGAGGTGAAGAAGTAGCAGCTGATATCATTGATGGAACCCATTCTGCAATTTATCAAGAAGCCGCAAACCGTCTGCATGCCCAGAAGGCTTTGCTAGTTAAAGTGATGACTAATTTATAA
- the ruvX gene encoding Holliday junction resolvase RuvX, with protein MRVMGLDVGSKTVGIAVSDPFGWTAQGVEIIRINEEQEEFGFDRLAELVKEYEVTRFVVGLPKNMNNSIGPRAEASMAYGKKIEDMFQIPVTYQDERLTTVQAERMLVEQANTSRAKRKKVIDKVAAVMILQNYLDGASNKI; from the coding sequence ATGAGAGTAATGGGACTTGATGTTGGGTCAAAGACTGTAGGAATCGCTGTTAGTGATCCATTTGGCTGGACAGCTCAAGGTGTTGAGATCATTCGGATCAATGAAGAGCAGGAAGAATTTGGCTTTGATCGATTAGCAGAATTAGTCAAAGAATATGAAGTAACTCGCTTTGTAGTGGGATTGCCGAAAAACATGAACAATTCGATTGGGCCAAGAGCAGAAGCCTCAATGGCGTATGGAAAGAAAATCGAAGACATGTTCCAAATACCTGTTACTTATCAGGATGAGCGTTTAACAACGGTTCAGGCAGAACGTATGTTAGTTGAACAAGCCAATACTTCTCGAGCGAAAAGAAAAAAAGTAATCGATAAAGTAGCTGCTGTCATGATTTTACAAAATTATCTAGATGGCGCTAGCAATAAAATTTAA
- a CDS encoding trypsin-like serine peptidase — MRKKGLLLTTLLTILLSSVLFWGKAEATQGETDVQTKEAESIDFSASMTKKMTRSGAQEITIDGDKWHQIVKEAYRKKFPDYTGEIRITDINSGEEITFEESFGELDNPLTRARVSAPVTGNPNSSIGKVKLYYFLSDGRVEHGSATAFKIANDRFATAGHVFYDKEHGYGWAGSGSILLGCTRSKTGGINTTALYGITQQVTNMDWIQTPLQDAWRSDFGHLKVKLYAGKAPANLSILKNPPSRGYGMLYGYNGKVNDVTFSKSSGNLVTSTHNKWFGWLYESSGIQSAPGMSGGPVMNASNQVIGIHSNSGNGVSRSVKMSSTVVNALFK, encoded by the coding sequence ATGAGAAAAAAGGGCCTATTACTGACTACTTTATTAACGATTCTGCTAAGCTCTGTACTTTTTTGGGGGAAAGCTGAAGCAACGCAAGGAGAGACAGATGTTCAAACAAAAGAAGCTGAGTCTATTGATTTCAGTGCTAGCATGACAAAAAAAATGACTAGAAGTGGAGCGCAAGAAATTACTATTGACGGTGATAAGTGGCATCAAATTGTTAAAGAAGCATATAGAAAAAAATTTCCTGATTACACTGGGGAAATTAGAATAACGGACATAAATTCTGGAGAAGAGATAACATTTGAGGAATCTTTTGGTGAATTAGATAATCCACTAACTAGAGCAAGAGTTTCTGCCCCCGTTACTGGAAACCCAAATAGCAGTATTGGTAAAGTAAAGTTATACTATTTTTTAAGTGATGGAAGAGTGGAACATGGTTCAGCTACAGCTTTTAAGATTGCCAATGATAGATTTGCAACTGCTGGTCATGTGTTTTATGATAAAGAGCATGGTTATGGTTGGGCTGGATCTGGCAGCATATTATTAGGATGTACACGATCAAAGACAGGTGGTATCAATACAACAGCTCTTTACGGGATCACGCAACAAGTTACCAATATGGATTGGATTCAAACCCCATTACAGGATGCTTGGAGATCAGATTTTGGACATTTGAAAGTAAAGCTTTATGCTGGTAAAGCCCCAGCTAATTTGAGCATTTTGAAAAATCCACCAAGTCGAGGTTATGGTATGCTCTATGGATACAATGGGAAAGTTAATGACGTTACTTTTTCCAAAAGTTCGGGTAACTTAGTGACCTCCACCCACAATAAATGGTTTGGTTGGTTATATGAATCTTCGGGAATTCAATCTGCACCAGGGATGAGCGGTGGTCCAGTAATGAATGCATCAAATCAGGTTATTGGTATACATTCTAATTCTGGGAACGGAGTATCAAGATCTGTAAAAATGAGTTCAACAGTAGTGAATGCATTATTTAAATAA
- a CDS encoding recombinase family protein — protein MIFGYARVSTWGQDLESQIVALKKAGCEKIYTEKFTGTKIDRKEFQTLLKELSEGDTLVVTKLDRFARSTVQGLETVQNLFKRGIKVHILNMGIIENTPTGRLTFTIFSAFAEFERDMIVERTQEGKAIAKLNPDFREGRPKKFSKDQLDLAMELLKKDTTKNVSRKTGISEASLYREKRRRKHQNL, from the coding sequence GTGATTTTTGGTTATGCAAGAGTGAGTACCTGGGGACAGGATTTAGAATCTCAAATTGTTGCTTTGAAAAAAGCCGGTTGTGAAAAAATCTATACCGAAAAATTCACAGGAACAAAAATCGATCGAAAAGAATTTCAAACGCTGCTTAAAGAATTATCTGAAGGTGATACGTTAGTCGTCACAAAATTAGATCGTTTCGCTCGATCAACTGTTCAAGGATTGGAGACTGTTCAAAATCTTTTCAAAAGAGGAATCAAAGTGCATATTTTGAATATGGGTATAATCGAGAATACACCAACTGGAAGATTGACATTTACAATTTTTTCGGCATTTGCAGAATTTGAACGAGATATGATCGTAGAACGTACACAAGAAGGTAAGGCGATTGCCAAATTAAATCCTGATTTTCGAGAAGGACGGCCAAAAAAATTCAGCAAGGATCAATTGGATCTAGCAATGGAATTGCTGAAGAAAGATACCACGAAAAATGTCTCACGTAAAACTGGAATAAGTGAAGCATCTCTTTACAGAGAAAAAAGACGAAGAAAGCACCAAAACTTATAA
- a CDS encoding acetylornithine transaminase, whose protein sequence is MSYLFPNYQRKELELIKGAKNTLTDRSGKKYLDFTSGIGVMNLGYNDPELNQVLQNQASLLWHTPNLYENLLQEQTAEQLANNKEYVSYFCNSGAEANEAAIKLARKATGRSKIITFTNSFHGRTYGAMSATGQAGIHAGFEPLVPDFVYLPFNELEPLKAEINQQTAAVMLELIQGEGGVVPAQASWVQSVQALCHEFGALLIIDEIQTGIGRTGTFYAYEQYQIEPDIFTLAKGLGNGIPVGAMLGKTNLAEFFGPGSHGSTFGGNKLAMSVASHVVTRINQPDFLQSVQTKGAQLYSGLTKIAEKHQHIMTVRGKGLMFGIELADQNTLKQVLDQLESEGLLALKAGQTVLRLLPPLTITKEEIDQGLSIIDKVFNNLAS, encoded by the coding sequence ATGAGTTACTTATTTCCAAATTATCAAAGAAAAGAGCTAGAGCTGATCAAAGGCGCTAAAAATACACTGACTGATCGCTCTGGGAAAAAGTATCTTGATTTTACTAGTGGTATTGGCGTGATGAATTTGGGGTATAATGATCCTGAGTTGAATCAAGTCTTGCAAAATCAAGCTAGTCTTTTATGGCATACACCTAACTTATATGAGAATCTGCTTCAAGAACAGACCGCTGAACAATTAGCGAACAACAAAGAGTATGTCAGCTACTTTTGCAATAGTGGGGCAGAGGCGAATGAAGCTGCAATCAAACTAGCTCGCAAGGCAACTGGCAGAAGTAAGATCATCACCTTTACGAATTCTTTTCATGGTCGAACCTATGGTGCAATGAGTGCAACAGGTCAAGCCGGTATTCATGCTGGGTTTGAACCATTAGTACCTGATTTTGTTTACTTACCCTTTAACGAGCTTGAGCCTTTAAAAGCAGAAATCAATCAGCAAACAGCAGCTGTTATGTTGGAATTGATTCAAGGCGAAGGGGGCGTCGTACCTGCACAGGCGTCATGGGTTCAGTCTGTTCAGGCACTTTGTCATGAGTTTGGTGCCTTATTGATCATTGATGAAATTCAAACTGGAATTGGTCGAACAGGCACTTTTTATGCTTATGAACAGTATCAAATTGAACCAGATATTTTTACTTTAGCCAAAGGGTTGGGGAATGGAATCCCTGTCGGTGCAATGCTAGGCAAAACGAACTTAGCGGAATTTTTTGGACCGGGCAGTCATGGTTCTACTTTCGGTGGTAACAAATTAGCAATGAGTGTTGCAAGTCATGTTGTGACGCGAATTAATCAGCCTGATTTTCTTCAGTCGGTTCAAACAAAAGGAGCACAATTATATTCTGGTCTAACGAAAATCGCTGAAAAACATCAGCACATTATGACAGTGCGTGGGAAAGGCCTAATGTTCGGTATTGAGTTAGCCGATCAAAATACGTTAAAACAAGTATTAGATCAATTAGAGTCAGAAGGCCTACTTGCATTAAAAGCAGGTCAAACTGTTTTGCGTCTTCTACCACCATTAACGATCACAAAAGAAGAAATCGATCAAGGGTTGAGCATAATTGATAAAGTGTTCAATAACTTAGCATCATAA
- a CDS encoding class I SAM-dependent methyltransferase, translated as MFFGISIVIVVLLICLFGLLLKQSKKPTGVLGILMMRLWNAVYLPLVKWTMNRVELADHSIILDIGVGNGRSSEYLVNQKKALTVTGIDLSEAAISQAIKKYSSEAIHFKTMDVHKLAFSSETFDLVTAFQTHFHWDDLDQALHEIHRVLKVDGILVFACETAKISYFLPELKKVVVFQAYMSKLGFSFVNHDTTDQWTMFSFKKK; from the coding sequence ATGTTTTTCGGTATTAGTATTGTAATCGTCGTGTTATTAATCTGTCTATTTGGACTTTTATTGAAGCAATCGAAAAAACCAACTGGGGTTTTAGGTATTTTGATGATGCGACTTTGGAATGCCGTTTATCTGCCTTTAGTGAAATGGACAATGAATCGCGTGGAGTTAGCAGATCATTCGATTATTTTGGACATCGGTGTAGGGAATGGTCGTTCAAGCGAATATCTGGTTAACCAAAAAAAGGCATTAACTGTCACTGGAATTGATCTTTCTGAAGCCGCAATTTCTCAAGCAATCAAGAAATACTCGAGTGAAGCGATCCACTTTAAGACAATGGATGTTCACAAACTTGCATTTAGCTCCGAAACGTTCGATCTAGTCACCGCATTCCAAACACATTTTCATTGGGATGATTTAGACCAAGCTCTCCATGAAATCCATCGTGTTCTTAAAGTAGACGGAATACTCGTATTTGCTTGTGAGACAGCCAAAATCAGTTACTTTTTACCAGAGTTGAAAAAAGTTGTCGTTTTTCAAGCTTATATGTCAAAGTTAGGCTTTTCATTCGTTAATCACGACACAACTGATCAATGGACTATGTTTAGTTTTAAAAAAAAGTGA
- a CDS encoding IreB family regulatory phosphoprotein codes for MGFTDETVRFDFDDSRKKEVSETLATVYKALEEKGYNPINQIVGYLLSGDPAYIPRYQDARNLIRRHERDEIMEELVKYYLSDHGITIR; via the coding sequence ATGGGTTTTACAGATGAAACTGTACGTTTTGATTTTGATGACAGTCGTAAGAAGGAAGTAAGTGAGACTCTGGCTACTGTATACAAGGCTTTAGAGGAAAAAGGATATAATCCGATCAATCAGATTGTGGGCTATTTGCTTTCTGGAGACCCGGCCTACATTCCTCGTTATCAAGACGCTCGAAATTTGATTCGTCGTCACGAACGAGATGAGATCATGGAAGAGCTGGTTAAATATTACTTATCCGATCATGGAATCACTATTCGATGA
- a CDS encoding DUF1292 domain-containing protein: protein MAEEHNHDHDHEGHEHITLVDEQGNETLYEILLTVDGQEEFGKNYVLLYPAGVPEEEDVELQAYAYIENNEGTEGELQQIETDAEWDMIEEVFNTFMAEEEE from the coding sequence ATGGCAGAAGAGCATAACCACGATCATGACCACGAAGGACATGAGCACATCACATTAGTTGATGAACAAGGAAACGAAACACTATACGAAATCCTTTTAACCGTTGATGGACAAGAAGAATTTGGTAAAAATTACGTACTGCTTTATCCAGCAGGTGTTCCAGAAGAAGAAGATGTTGAATTACAAGCCTATGCTTACATCGAAAACAACGAAGGAACAGAAGGCGAATTACAACAAATCGAAACAGACGCTGAATGGGATATGATTGAAGAAGTTTTCAATACATTCATGGCGGAAGAAGAAGAATAG
- the argB gene encoding acetylglutamate kinase produces the protein MKKVIVIKMGGVASDNLTKSFFEQVDHWQKTGKKVVIVHGGGHYISEMMQRLNVPVKTQDGLRITTEETLKITQMVLIGQVQPMITTHFQQEGFSVVGLNASCGQIITGTFLDKNTLGAVGVVTQVDTELLEHLLETKHIPIIAPLGLTETGEWLNINADHVACKVAEELQAEKLYLLTDVPGVKKENQWLKEITTSDVPKLKTANIIKGGMLPKLESAVTALKGGVKEVHITNKLQHAGTIIKSKEVFA, from the coding sequence ATGAAGAAGGTCATTGTTATAAAAATGGGTGGAGTAGCCAGTGATAACTTAACAAAATCATTTTTTGAACAGGTCGATCATTGGCAAAAAACAGGAAAAAAAGTAGTGATCGTCCATGGTGGCGGGCATTATATTTCTGAAATGATGCAGCGTTTGAATGTGCCGGTGAAGACCCAAGATGGTCTACGGATCACAACGGAAGAAACGCTAAAAATTACGCAAATGGTTTTGATTGGTCAAGTTCAGCCAATGATTACTACACACTTTCAACAAGAAGGATTTTCTGTAGTTGGTTTAAATGCTTCTTGCGGTCAAATCATTACCGGAACATTTCTAGATAAAAATACATTAGGAGCGGTTGGAGTGGTCACACAAGTAGATACTGAATTGTTAGAACATTTACTTGAGACAAAACATATTCCGATCATTGCTCCTTTAGGTTTAACGGAAACAGGAGAATGGCTAAATATCAATGCTGATCATGTCGCCTGTAAAGTAGCCGAAGAGTTACAAGCAGAAAAATTGTACTTATTAACAGATGTACCCGGTGTAAAAAAAGAAAATCAGTGGTTAAAGGAAATCACCACAAGTGACGTCCCAAAATTAAAAACAGCCAATATTATCAAAGGCGGGATGTTGCCAAAATTAGAAAGTGCGGTCACAGCGCTCAAAGGCGGCGTAAAAGAAGTTCATATCACAAACAAACTTCAACATGCGGGGACTATTATTAAGTCGAAGGAGGTTTTTGCATGA